The Mytilus edulis chromosome 12, xbMytEdul2.2, whole genome shotgun sequence genome contains a region encoding:
- the LOC139499127 gene encoding uncharacterized protein isoform X4: protein MQETDEEQGGIIFQDRTGERARTRGLFPIVFMSNTTALQKIPAVQQLILPPLTSSARPSSLHLVLMPTKPRHIIEYYTNLQVKDLDMDFDVYIQVLC from the exons ATGCAGGAGACGGATGAAGAACAAGGGGGCATAATTTTTCAAGACAGGACAGGAGAAAGGGCAAGAACCAGAGGG CTGTTTCCCATTGTTTTCATGTCCAATACAACAGCACTGCAAAAAATACCAGCAGTGCAGCAGCTGATCCTGCCACCATTGACATCCTCAGCTAGACCATCATCTTTACACTTGGTTTTGATGCCTACCAAGCCAAGACATAT cattGAATACTACACAAATTTGCAGGTTAAAGACCTTGATATGGATTTCGAT GTTTATATACAAGTTCTATGTTAA
- the LOC139499127 gene encoding uncharacterized protein isoform X2: protein MDAEKSWSRLFNIHTGTRILFPIVFMSNTTALQKIPAVQQLILPPLTSSARPSSLHLVLMPTKPRHISASINSIYNEVPDVCSLGPYGSSIEDCVLFCPSVMLFSGQPSQALNTTQICRLKTLIWISMFIYKFYVKKKK, encoded by the exons ATGGATGCAGAAAAGAGCTGGTCTCGACTATTCAATATCCATACAGGGACCCGAATA CTGTTTCCCATTGTTTTCATGTCCAATACAACAGCACTGCAAAAAATACCAGCAGTGCAGCAGCTGATCCTGCCACCATTGACATCCTCAGCTAGACCATCATCTTTACACTTGGTTTTGATGCCTACCAAGCCAAGACATAT CTCTGCATCTATCAACTCTATCTACAATGAGGTTCCAGATGTCTGCTCATTGGGACCTTATGGAAGCAGTATTGAGGATTGTGTGCTTTTTTGCCCTTCAGTTATGCTGTTTTCTGGACAGCCATCACAAG cattGAATACTACACAAATTTGCAGGTTAAAGACCTTGATATGGATTTCGAT GTTTATATACAAGTTCTATGTTAAAAAGAAGAAGTAA
- the LOC139499127 gene encoding uncharacterized protein isoform X1: MQETDEEQGGIIFQDRTGERARTRGLFPIVFMSNTTALQKIPAVQQLILPPLTSSARPSSLHLVLMPTKPRHISASINSIYNEVPDVCSLGPYGSSIEDCVLFCPSVMLFSGQPSQALNTTQICRLKTLIWISMFIYKFYVKKKK, from the exons ATGCAGGAGACGGATGAAGAACAAGGGGGCATAATTTTTCAAGACAGGACAGGAGAAAGGGCAAGAACCAGAGGG CTGTTTCCCATTGTTTTCATGTCCAATACAACAGCACTGCAAAAAATACCAGCAGTGCAGCAGCTGATCCTGCCACCATTGACATCCTCAGCTAGACCATCATCTTTACACTTGGTTTTGATGCCTACCAAGCCAAGACATAT CTCTGCATCTATCAACTCTATCTACAATGAGGTTCCAGATGTCTGCTCATTGGGACCTTATGGAAGCAGTATTGAGGATTGTGTGCTTTTTTGCCCTTCAGTTATGCTGTTTTCTGGACAGCCATCACAAG cattGAATACTACACAAATTTGCAGGTTAAAGACCTTGATATGGATTTCGAT GTTTATATACAAGTTCTATGTTAAAAAGAAGAAGTAA
- the LOC139499127 gene encoding uncharacterized protein isoform X3, giving the protein MVDNMVPFPKYLFPIVFMSNTTALQKIPAVQQLILPPLTSSARPSSLHLVLMPTKPRHISASINSIYNEVPDVCSLGPYGSSIEDCVLFCPSVMLFSGQPSQALNTTQICRLKTLIWISMFIYKFYVKKKK; this is encoded by the exons atggtggataatATGGTACCATTTCCAAAATAT CTGTTTCCCATTGTTTTCATGTCCAATACAACAGCACTGCAAAAAATACCAGCAGTGCAGCAGCTGATCCTGCCACCATTGACATCCTCAGCTAGACCATCATCTTTACACTTGGTTTTGATGCCTACCAAGCCAAGACATAT CTCTGCATCTATCAACTCTATCTACAATGAGGTTCCAGATGTCTGCTCATTGGGACCTTATGGAAGCAGTATTGAGGATTGTGTGCTTTTTTGCCCTTCAGTTATGCTGTTTTCTGGACAGCCATCACAAG cattGAATACTACACAAATTTGCAGGTTAAAGACCTTGATATGGATTTCGAT GTTTATATACAAGTTCTATGTTAAAAAGAAGAAGTAA